In Sinorhizobium fredii, one DNA window encodes the following:
- a CDS encoding response regulator has protein sequence MERKADHNLPLAGARILVAEDEILIALDMEAAFRDAGADIVGPCMTLEAALDAARNEPLSLAVLDIRLGDVTTENISDLLAERGIPFLFYSGQKLPDAMEQKCNGAVVVDKPATHSDLVGAAARVLAS, from the coding sequence ATGGAGCGGAAAGCTGATCATAACCTGCCTCTTGCCGGCGCCAGAATTCTGGTGGCGGAGGATGAGATTCTGATCGCGCTCGACATGGAGGCCGCATTCCGCGATGCCGGCGCCGACATTGTCGGACCATGCATGACGCTGGAAGCCGCCTTGGATGCGGCCAGAAACGAGCCGCTCTCGCTCGCCGTGCTCGATATCCGCCTTGGTGATGTGACGACCGAGAATATTAGCGATTTGCTTGCCGAACGCGGCATTCCATTCCTGTTCTATAGCGGCCAAAAGCTACCCGACGCGATGGAGCAGAAATGCAACGGCGCGGTGGTGGTCGACAAGCCGGCCACACACAGCGATCTCGTGGGCGCTGCGGCGAGAGTGCTGGCGAGCTAG
- a CDS encoding methanol/ethanol family PQQ-dependent dehydrogenase: MRFLHLYCCSAALLAFSSLTASGQPPKDRPSVSAPPFADATDDAEWSMPTKNTAATRFSELSEINVETVKDLRVAFTFSTGVNKGHEGAPLVAGSLMFIISPYPNIAYALDLTRPGAPVKWQYNAKPDASAQGVACCDVVNRGPTYSNGRLFFTTLDAHVVALDANSGREIWKVKLGEINRGETMTMAPLVVRDKVIVGISGGEYGVRGWIQALNAADGKTLWKAFSTGPDQDVKIGAGFKPFYEGDRGKDLGVSTWPPNAWEIGGGTVWGFTSYDPELELIFHGTANPGPWNPNQRPGDNKWTDTVFARDPDTGEARWAYQWNPHDYHDWDGINENILVDVEWQGRPRKALVHPDRNGLVYLLDRTTGEVLSANLYHPVNTHQGVDLKTGRIKMNEKKYPHEGKVIRDVCPTAPGAKDWSPSSFSHQTGLLYIPHNNMCMDWESTEANFIAGTPYVGAEVRMYAGPGGHLGELSAWDIVAGKEVWTIKERFPVWGGTIATAGGLVFYGNMEGWFKAVDAKTGEVLWQFKTASGIIGQPTTYRGPDGKQYVAVLSGVGGWAGSIVSGDLDPRDGTAALGFVNAMADLKQATTKGGSLYVFALP; encoded by the coding sequence ATGCGTTTCTTGCATTTATACTGCTGCTCTGCAGCGCTTCTGGCCTTTTCCTCGTTGACCGCCTCCGGCCAACCGCCAAAAGACCGTCCTTCCGTGTCGGCTCCGCCCTTCGCCGATGCCACTGACGATGCGGAATGGAGTATGCCGACGAAAAATACGGCGGCTACACGCTTTAGCGAATTGTCGGAAATCAACGTCGAGACAGTGAAGGATCTGCGCGTCGCATTCACCTTTTCCACCGGCGTCAACAAGGGTCATGAAGGCGCCCCGCTTGTGGCCGGCAGTTTGATGTTCATCATCTCGCCTTATCCAAACATCGCTTATGCGCTCGACCTGACACGACCGGGAGCGCCGGTGAAATGGCAGTACAACGCCAAGCCGGACGCCTCCGCTCAAGGGGTCGCCTGCTGCGATGTCGTCAATCGTGGCCCCACCTATTCCAACGGCCGGCTGTTCTTCACGACGCTCGATGCCCACGTGGTGGCGCTCGATGCAAATAGCGGCCGTGAGATCTGGAAGGTGAAGCTCGGCGAGATCAATCGCGGCGAGACCATGACAATGGCGCCGCTCGTCGTGAGGGACAAGGTGATCGTTGGCATATCCGGCGGCGAGTACGGGGTGCGCGGCTGGATTCAGGCGCTCAACGCGGCCGACGGCAAGACCCTATGGAAAGCCTTCAGCACCGGCCCCGACCAGGACGTGAAGATCGGAGCGGGCTTCAAGCCCTTCTACGAAGGGGATCGGGGCAAGGATCTCGGAGTCTCGACATGGCCTCCCAATGCCTGGGAAATCGGCGGCGGCACCGTCTGGGGGTTCACGAGCTACGATCCCGAACTCGAGCTGATCTTCCATGGCACGGCCAATCCTGGTCCGTGGAACCCGAACCAGCGGCCGGGCGACAATAAATGGACCGACACCGTCTTCGCACGAGACCCCGATACCGGCGAGGCGCGTTGGGCCTATCAGTGGAACCCGCATGATTATCATGACTGGGACGGAATCAACGAGAACATTCTCGTCGACGTGGAATGGCAGGGCAGGCCGCGAAAAGCCCTGGTCCACCCCGACCGGAATGGGCTGGTGTATCTGCTCGACCGCACAACGGGCGAAGTTCTCTCGGCCAACTTGTATCACCCCGTCAACACACATCAGGGCGTCGACCTCAAGACCGGCCGGATCAAGATGAACGAGAAGAAATATCCGCACGAGGGCAAGGTGATCCGCGACGTCTGCCCGACCGCGCCTGGGGCGAAGGACTGGAGCCCGTCCTCCTTCTCTCATCAGACCGGCCTTCTCTATATCCCACACAACAACATGTGCATGGATTGGGAAAGCACCGAAGCGAACTTCATCGCCGGAACCCCTTACGTCGGCGCCGAGGTGCGCATGTATGCCGGGCCCGGCGGCCATCTTGGCGAGCTCTCCGCCTGGGACATCGTCGCCGGAAAGGAAGTCTGGACGATCAAGGAGCGCTTCCCCGTCTGGGGCGGTACGATCGCTACCGCCGGCGGCCTGGTTTTCTACGGCAACATGGAAGGCTGGTTCAAAGCGGTCGACGCGAAGACTGGCGAAGTGCTGTGGCAGTTCAAGACCGCGTCCGGGATCATCGGCCAGCCGACAACCTATCGCGGTCCCGACGGCAAGCAGTACGTCGCCGTTCTTTCCGGCGTAGGCGGCTGGGCGGGTTCGATCGTCTCCGGCGATCTCGATCCGCGCGACGGAACCGCCGCCCTCGGCTTCGTCAACGCCATGGCCGACCTGAAGCAGGCCACCACAAAGGGGGGCAGTCTTTATGTCTTCGCGCTGCCTTAG
- a CDS encoding substrate-binding domain-containing protein yields MSSRCLSATAALLLCLCASKLESRELKVCADPNNMPFSNERGEGFENRIAELLARELNATLAYTWRAQRRGFLRETLNAGRCDVVIGVPTELESLGTTRPYYRSAYVFVTRDDAASVASLDDPSLRNMLVGVQLVGDDGWNTPPAHALTRRGIVDNVRGYTLYGDYREPSPNATIVSAVAHGEIDIALAWGPTGGYFAAREQPRLHVRAVKPLDEPGLPMAWHISLGVRKRDKALRAEMDTLLARLAPQIDAILSEYDIPRVPPATRSAGVEP; encoded by the coding sequence ATGTCTTCGCGCTGCCTTAGCGCCACGGCAGCCTTGCTGCTCTGCCTCTGCGCCTCGAAGCTCGAGTCGCGCGAACTGAAGGTCTGCGCCGACCCGAACAACATGCCATTCTCCAACGAGCGCGGCGAAGGCTTTGAGAACAGAATTGCCGAGTTGCTGGCCCGTGAGCTCAATGCGACGCTTGCCTATACCTGGCGAGCGCAGCGTCGCGGCTTCCTTCGGGAGACGCTTAACGCAGGGCGCTGCGACGTCGTTATCGGCGTTCCGACCGAGTTGGAGAGCCTCGGCACGACCCGTCCCTATTATCGCTCGGCCTATGTTTTCGTCACGCGTGACGACGCGGCGTCCGTCGCGTCCTTGGACGATCCGTCGCTTCGCAATATGCTGGTCGGCGTTCAACTCGTCGGCGACGACGGCTGGAACACACCGCCCGCGCATGCGCTGACCCGCCGCGGCATCGTCGACAACGTCCGCGGCTATACTCTCTATGGCGACTATCGCGAGCCCAGCCCGAACGCCACGATCGTTTCCGCCGTGGCCCACGGCGAAATCGACATAGCGCTCGCCTGGGGCCCAACTGGCGGCTACTTTGCCGCACGCGAGCAGCCGCGCCTGCATGTCAGAGCCGTCAAGCCTCTCGATGAGCCCGGCCTGCCGATGGCCTGGCATATTTCCCTCGGCGTTCGCAAGCGCGACAAAGCGCTACGCGCCGAAATGGACACCCTGCTGGCGCGGCTCGCGCCGCAAATCGATGCGATTCTGAGCGAATATGACATACCGCGCGTCCCGCCTGCGACCAGGTCGGCAGGTGTTGAGCCATGA
- a CDS encoding c-type cytochrome, which produces MKHLLSIAAALAVLAACEREDREFRPSPVATEGEASITLSSISPGVVGLGTPRDIGKAYEENAYHLSEGKRLFNWFNCKGCHANGGGGSGPALMDDSWIYGGEFQNIAQTIREGRPNGMPSFRGKIPDEQIMQIAAYVRSMERQVHQDAAPSRDDDLMPRPSEHRLPTSPPVAGGTVPPSGQAPQ; this is translated from the coding sequence ATGAAGCATCTGCTATCGATCGCTGCCGCTCTCGCCGTTCTTGCCGCTTGCGAGCGGGAGGACCGGGAATTTCGCCCCTCGCCCGTCGCAACCGAGGGCGAGGCGTCGATCACCTTGTCCAGCATCTCGCCGGGCGTCGTCGGACTGGGGACACCGAGGGACATCGGAAAGGCCTATGAAGAGAACGCCTATCATCTGAGCGAAGGCAAACGACTCTTCAACTGGTTCAATTGCAAAGGCTGCCACGCTAATGGCGGCGGTGGCTCCGGTCCGGCATTGATGGATGACAGCTGGATCTATGGTGGCGAGTTCCAGAACATCGCCCAGACAATTCGCGAAGGGCGCCCGAACGGCATGCCTTCCTTCCGGGGGAAGATTCCGGATGAGCAAATCATGCAGATCGCGGCTTACGTCCGTTCGATGGAGCGGCAGGTGCACCAGGACGCTGCACCCAGCCGCGACGATGATCTGATGCCGCGGCCGTCCGAGCATCGGCTGCCGACGTCGCCCCCGGTCGCGGGCGGAACGGTCCCGCCATCCGGCCAAGCACCGCAGTGA
- the coxB gene encoding cytochrome c oxidase subunit II — translation MLDRRSVLLLLPLILAGCAGWQSVLDPEGPRADLLANLFWVFTAIVAAVWLMTMAVLVLALLRRRAARADPLVLEPEAERSMARAVGAAAALTAAIVVALTLVSYGAQRALFDSHEAELTLLVKGHQWWWEVTYEDAQPSRSFTTANEIHVPVGEPVLLKLRSSDVIHSFWVPSLAGKMDLIPGRENLLIIEATREGVYRGQCAEFCGWQHAHMAMTVVAHSAEDFERWRESQISAAKPPDNPVRKRGMEIFLTRPCVMCHQIRGTPAAGRVAPDLTHFGSRLHLAAGTLANNRGNLAAWIIDPQGIKPGAHMPLVKLGAEEIEPLVSYLEGLR, via the coding sequence ATGCTTGACCGGCGCTCCGTCCTGCTGCTCCTCCCGCTCATCCTGGCAGGTTGCGCCGGCTGGCAATCCGTGCTCGACCCTGAGGGCCCGCGGGCGGATCTGCTGGCGAATCTGTTCTGGGTGTTCACCGCCATCGTTGCCGCGGTTTGGCTCATGACCATGGCGGTACTGGTCCTTGCGCTCCTGCGGCGGCGCGCCGCTCGAGCCGACCCGCTCGTGCTCGAGCCGGAGGCCGAGCGGAGCATGGCGCGCGCCGTCGGCGCGGCGGCAGCGCTGACCGCTGCAATCGTCGTGGCGCTCACACTGGTGAGCTACGGTGCGCAGCGAGCCCTGTTCGACAGCCACGAGGCTGAACTGACGCTGCTGGTCAAGGGCCACCAGTGGTGGTGGGAGGTAACCTATGAGGACGCTCAACCCTCCCGGAGCTTCACCACCGCCAATGAAATCCATGTTCCCGTCGGTGAACCGGTTCTTCTCAAGCTACGGTCCTCGGACGTCATCCATTCCTTCTGGGTGCCGAGTCTCGCGGGCAAGATGGATCTTATCCCCGGGCGCGAGAACCTGCTCATCATCGAGGCAACCAGGGAGGGTGTCTATCGGGGACAGTGCGCGGAATTCTGCGGCTGGCAACACGCGCATATGGCGATGACCGTGGTCGCGCATTCCGCTGAGGACTTCGAGCGCTGGCGAGAGAGCCAGATCAGCGCAGCCAAGCCGCCCGATAATCCGGTGCGCAAGCGCGGCATGGAGATCTTCCTGACCCGGCCATGCGTGATGTGCCACCAGATCCGCGGCACGCCGGCAGCGGGCAGGGTGGCGCCGGACCTGACTCATTTCGGCAGCCGTTTACATCTGGCCGCCGGCACGCTCGCCAACAACCGGGGTAATCTGGCCGCCTGGATAATCGACCCGCAGGGCATCAAACCCGGCGCGCACATGCCGCTGGTGAAGCTCGGAGCGGAGGAAATCGAACCGCTGGTGAGCTATCTAGAGGGCTTAAGGTGA
- the ctaD gene encoding cytochrome c oxidase subunit I, whose amino-acid sequence MSETVLRSPSKEALDTDVKDGELPARLAATWGTAAGLIGALSTVDHKIIGRRYIITGFFFLFLGGLAAVAIRLQLARPDNTLIGPDLYDQIFTMHGTTMMFLFGVPIGEAMAVYLVPLMVGTRNIAFPRLNAFSYYVYLFGGLMIWIAFALNIGPDNGWFSYVPLAGPEFSPGKRADFWAQMVTFTEVSALAVAVEIIITVLKLRAPGMTLDRIPLFVWAMFVNAFLIIFAMPAVMLGSTMLILDRLLDTHFFNQAEGGDPLLWQHLFWFFGHPEVYIIFLPGTAFVSAIVATFARRPVFGYSAVVLSLIATGFLSFGLWVHHMFTTGLPQLGATFFTASSMMIAIPSGIQIFCWIATLWDGKPVYRTPLLFVLGFFFIFVAGGLSGIMLASVPIDTQVHDTYFVVAHFHYVLIGGAVFPLIGAIYYWFPKFTGRMLREGLGRWHFWLALIGFNIAFFPMHISGLRGMPRRVYTYPAEMGWDALNLVSTLGATLFVASFLVFLYNVVVSSRGGEIAGDNPWDASTLEWATTSPPPPHNFDHVPFVTSRELLWAERQTLPVVAGLAVDKREVLVTTTTQALPDLKESSPDPTIWPLISAIVVTAIFIGSIFTPWAVAWGAPVASFVIIAWFWPKSTEENV is encoded by the coding sequence GTGAGCGAGACGGTTCTAAGGTCCCCCAGCAAGGAAGCGCTCGACACCGATGTCAAAGACGGCGAGCTGCCGGCGCGGCTTGCCGCCACCTGGGGCACGGCCGCCGGGCTAATCGGCGCCCTTTCTACCGTCGACCACAAGATCATCGGCCGTCGCTATATCATCACCGGTTTCTTCTTCCTCTTCCTCGGCGGACTCGCGGCCGTTGCGATACGCCTCCAGCTCGCGCGACCCGACAACACGCTCATCGGCCCGGACCTTTACGACCAGATCTTCACCATGCACGGCACGACGATGATGTTCCTCTTCGGCGTGCCGATCGGCGAGGCGATGGCGGTCTATCTCGTGCCGCTGATGGTCGGCACGCGCAACATCGCCTTCCCGAGGCTGAACGCCTTTTCCTATTACGTCTATCTGTTCGGCGGCCTGATGATCTGGATCGCGTTCGCGCTCAATATCGGACCCGACAACGGTTGGTTCTCCTATGTGCCGCTTGCCGGCCCGGAATTTTCCCCGGGCAAGCGGGCCGATTTCTGGGCTCAGATGGTGACGTTCACCGAAGTCTCGGCGCTTGCGGTCGCGGTCGAGATTATAATTACGGTCTTGAAGCTGCGCGCGCCGGGTATGACGCTCGACCGTATCCCGCTTTTCGTCTGGGCAATGTTCGTGAATGCCTTCCTGATCATCTTCGCGATGCCCGCGGTGATGCTGGGCTCGACGATGCTCATCCTCGACCGCCTGCTCGATACCCACTTCTTCAACCAGGCCGAGGGAGGCGACCCGCTGCTCTGGCAGCACCTTTTCTGGTTCTTCGGACACCCCGAAGTCTACATCATCTTCCTGCCGGGCACGGCTTTCGTCTCGGCCATCGTGGCGACCTTCGCCCGCCGCCCGGTATTCGGCTATTCGGCTGTCGTGCTTTCTCTCATTGCAACTGGCTTTCTCTCCTTCGGCCTCTGGGTCCATCACATGTTCACCACCGGCCTGCCGCAGCTCGGCGCGACCTTCTTCACCGCCTCCAGCATGATGATCGCCATTCCCTCGGGCATCCAGATCTTCTGCTGGATCGCGACGCTGTGGGACGGCAAGCCGGTCTATCGCACGCCGCTTCTCTTCGTGCTCGGCTTCTTCTTCATCTTCGTGGCTGGCGGTCTTTCCGGCATCATGCTTGCCTCGGTGCCGATCGACACACAGGTTCACGACACCTACTTCGTGGTGGCACATTTCCATTATGTCCTGATCGGTGGCGCCGTCTTTCCGCTAATCGGCGCGATCTACTACTGGTTCCCCAAGTTCACCGGCCGGATGCTGAGGGAGGGGCTGGGCCGCTGGCACTTCTGGCTTGCCCTCATCGGCTTCAACATCGCCTTCTTCCCGATGCATATCTCTGGCCTCAGGGGCATGCCCCGGCGGGTCTATACCTATCCCGCCGAGATGGGCTGGGATGCGCTGAACCTCGTCTCAACGCTAGGCGCGACACTGTTCGTCGCAAGCTTCCTCGTCTTCCTCTACAACGTCGTTGTCAGCAGCCGTGGAGGCGAGATCGCAGGCGACAATCCCTGGGACGCCTCTACCCTCGAATGGGCGACCACGTCGCCACCCCCACCGCACAACTTCGACCACGTGCCGTTCGTCACCAGCCGCGAACTGCTTTGGGCCGAGCGCCAGACGCTACCTGTAGTGGCGGGACTTGCCGTCGACAAACGGGAGGTGCTCGTCACGACAACGACACAGGCACTTCCCGATCTAAAGGAAAGCTCACCTGATCCGACGATCTGGCCGTTAATTTCCGCGATAGTCGTGACGGCCATTTTCATCGGCAGTATTTTCACGCCGTGGGCGGTCGCCTGGGGTGCTCCCGTCGCCTCTTTCGTCATCATTGCCTGGTTCTGGCCGAAGAGCACTGAGGAGAACGTTTAG
- a CDS encoding cytochrome c oxidase subunit 3, producing the protein MEHRVVRDLTELPSYAFGPRMTMWWGTLAFCVLEGTGFALVLAGYLYLAFINPEWPLGPPPPLLWSGIFTLATLASLVPNFFVERAARQENLSRVRLLLVVMSAAGLLVTGVRVMEFAVLPVRWDFNAYGSLLWVILGLHATHLVTDVVDTVVVTVLMFTRHGFGKRFSDVEDNAFYWNFVVLSWLPTYAVLYWVPRL; encoded by the coding sequence ATGGAGCACCGCGTCGTTCGAGATCTGACTGAACTGCCGAGCTACGCATTCGGTCCGCGCATGACCATGTGGTGGGGCACGCTGGCCTTCTGCGTGCTCGAGGGGACCGGCTTCGCGCTGGTGCTTGCGGGTTATCTCTATCTCGCCTTCATCAACCCAGAGTGGCCGCTCGGCCCGCCACCGCCTTTACTCTGGTCGGGCATCTTCACACTCGCGACACTGGCGAGCCTCGTTCCCAATTTCTTCGTCGAGCGGGCCGCGCGCCAGGAGAACCTCTCCAGAGTCCGCCTCCTTCTGGTCGTGATGAGCGCCGCTGGTCTACTGGTCACCGGTGTCCGCGTGATGGAATTCGCGGTGCTTCCGGTACGATGGGATTTCAATGCCTATGGCTCGCTGCTCTGGGTGATTCTCGGGCTCCATGCGACGCATCTCGTCACCGATGTCGTTGACACCGTGGTCGTCACGGTCCTGATGTTCACTCGCCATGGATTCGGCAAGCGCTTCAGCGACGTCGAAGACAATGCCTTCTATTGGAATTTCGTGGTCCTCTCCTGGCTGCCCACCTATGCCGTCCTCTATTGGGTGCCGCGGCTATGA
- a CDS encoding cytochrome c oxidase assembly protein: MRIALVTLFTLFAAEAVAHELGVGPDDSWTSLWAAAPLALASYAYAVGMCRLWSASRLGRAVHLRRATCFGLAWLSLVIALLSPLDGLSTQLFTAHMVEHEILMVVAAPLLVLSRPLAPMLWALPRKVRSAVGRALGSSIFLFPIRKLAMSPLAATALHAVVLWLWHAPSLYTAALAEQPIHWLQHLSFFCTALLFWWALLFGCGRREYGAAIFYLFATALQSGFLGILLALARVPLYPSQGIAAVRWGLSPIEDQQLAGLIMWVPAGMVYFIAALALAALWIRGSSAYIHGENCYDLHAR; encoded by the coding sequence ATGAGGATCGCGCTTGTTACACTGTTCACGCTTTTTGCTGCCGAAGCGGTGGCGCACGAGCTGGGCGTTGGACCGGACGACTCCTGGACCTCGCTCTGGGCGGCCGCGCCCCTAGCGCTCGCGTCGTACGCCTATGCTGTCGGCATGTGCCGGCTTTGGTCCGCATCCCGGCTGGGCAGGGCCGTCCATCTGAGGCGGGCCACATGCTTCGGCCTTGCCTGGTTATCGTTGGTAATCGCGCTACTCTCGCCGTTGGACGGGCTGTCCACGCAACTCTTCACCGCCCACATGGTGGAACACGAGATCCTCATGGTGGTCGCCGCTCCGCTGCTCGTATTGTCTCGGCCGCTCGCACCTATGCTCTGGGCATTGCCACGGAAGGTCAGGTCGGCCGTCGGCCGCGCACTCGGCAGTAGCATTTTCCTCTTTCCGATCCGCAAATTGGCCATGAGCCCGCTTGCCGCAACTGCACTGCACGCGGTGGTTCTCTGGCTGTGGCATGCCCCAAGCCTTTATACGGCCGCTCTCGCCGAACAGCCGATCCATTGGCTTCAGCATCTCAGCTTCTTCTGCACCGCATTGCTGTTTTGGTGGGCTCTGCTCTTTGGCTGCGGTCGGCGAGAATACGGTGCAGCTATCTTCTATCTTTTCGCGACCGCGCTTCAGTCCGGCTTCCTCGGCATCCTGCTCGCTTTGGCGCGCGTCCCGCTTTATCCGAGCCAAGGCATTGCCGCAGTTAGGTGGGGCCTCTCGCCTATCGAGGACCAGCAGCTTGCCGGCCTTATCATGTGGGTACCGGCGGGAATGGTCTACTTCATCGCCGCCCTTGCGCTCGCCGCGCTCTGGATAAGAGGCTCCAGCGCATACATTCACGGAGAAAACTGCTATGATCTCCATGCGCGCTAA
- a CDS encoding c-type cytochrome → MISMRANSGWKGAFLVVALSATAILVYGGYTLKAASERRAAAIAIAGGEPDNGPALLARYGCRGCHAIPGVAGAGNRVGPPLNGLGDSVYIAGVVPNTPDNLVRWIEKPHEVDPRTAMPATGISKSEARDVAAYLYSLR, encoded by the coding sequence ATGATCTCCATGCGCGCTAACAGCGGCTGGAAGGGTGCATTCTTGGTTGTAGCCCTGTCCGCAACCGCAATTCTTGTCTATGGCGGCTATACACTGAAGGCGGCCTCTGAACGCCGGGCCGCGGCGATCGCAATCGCGGGGGGCGAGCCGGACAATGGCCCGGCGCTGCTGGCCCGGTACGGCTGCCGGGGCTGCCACGCCATCCCTGGGGTGGCTGGCGCAGGCAATCGCGTCGGGCCACCCCTGAATGGTCTTGGCGACAGCGTTTATATTGCCGGCGTTGTACCCAACACGCCGGACAACCTCGTCCGCTGGATCGAGAAGCCGCACGAAGTCGACCCACGCACGGCGATGCCGGCGACTGGTATTTCCAAAAGTGAGGCCCGAGACGTGGCTGCCTACCTTTACTCGCTGCGCTGA
- a CDS encoding ABC transporter ATP-binding protein: protein MSDRGTFLTADNKNKTAAVSVKDLRKRFGPLEVLKGVSLEAQEGDVISILGSSGSGKSTMLRCINMLEVPDSGEVRIGGEMFRLKKGRYKTEPADRRQVDRLREHIGMVFQSFNLWSHMTILENVIEAPVHVQKRNRAECIEEAEALLERVGIADKRNFYPGHLSGGQQQRAAIARALAQRPRVMLFDEPTSALDPELVSEVLKVMRSLAEEGRTMLVVTHEMAFARDVSTRVMFLHKGVVEEEGHPADVFRNPKSERFRQFLSNER from the coding sequence ATGTCTGACAGGGGAACGTTTCTCACGGCTGACAATAAAAACAAAACAGCCGCCGTCTCAGTTAAGGACCTCCGCAAACGCTTTGGTCCGCTTGAAGTTCTGAAGGGAGTTTCCCTCGAAGCGCAGGAAGGTGACGTGATCTCGATCCTCGGCTCATCCGGATCCGGAAAGTCGACGATGTTAAGGTGCATCAATATGCTCGAAGTCCCCGACAGCGGTGAAGTCCGTATTGGCGGCGAAATGTTTCGGCTGAAAAAGGGACGCTACAAAACGGAGCCAGCCGATCGGCGGCAAGTCGACCGCCTTCGCGAACACATTGGAATGGTGTTCCAGAGCTTCAATCTGTGGTCGCACATGACGATCCTCGAGAACGTGATCGAAGCACCCGTGCACGTGCAAAAGCGCAATCGCGCCGAATGCATTGAAGAGGCGGAGGCTTTACTCGAGCGGGTCGGTATTGCCGACAAGCGCAACTTCTACCCAGGGCACTTGTCCGGTGGGCAACAGCAACGGGCCGCAATCGCGCGTGCGCTAGCACAGCGACCAAGGGTCATGCTCTTCGATGAGCCGACCTCCGCGCTGGATCCGGAGCTCGTTAGCGAGGTGCTGAAAGTTATGCGTTCACTCGCTGAAGAAGGCCGAACTATGCTCGTGGTCACCCATGAGATGGCCTTCGCACGCGACGTATCCACTAGGGTTATGTTTCTGCACAAGGGCGTTGTCGAGGAAGAGGGGCATCCTGCCGACGTTTTTCGGAACCCAAAATCCGAGCGCTTCAGGCAGTTTCTTTCAAATGAGCGGTAA
- a CDS encoding ABC transporter permease, which translates to MDIAFMWETFLILLTGLPLTLELAATSIFAGGILALIISLVAVVGGPVGRGFTRGYVFVFRGSPLLVQMFLIYYGLGQFRPLLQELGLWAIFREPYWCAVIALTLNTAAYTSEIFRGGLNAVSVQQVEAARACGMSGPLLFRRIVLPIAIRHALPAYGNEVILMLKATALASVITIMEVTGLAGKLIADSFRAFEVFIVAGAIYLAITFLVTRLMMIVEFWLSPHLRMRPPTLA; encoded by the coding sequence ATGGACATTGCATTCATGTGGGAGACTTTTCTCATCCTCCTGACGGGGTTGCCGCTCACACTGGAGCTCGCAGCGACGTCCATTTTTGCCGGCGGCATCCTTGCGCTTATCATTTCGCTTGTTGCGGTGGTCGGGGGGCCGGTCGGCCGTGGTTTCACCCGAGGCTACGTCTTCGTCTTTCGAGGGTCGCCGCTGCTTGTACAGATGTTCCTCATTTATTACGGCCTTGGGCAATTCCGACCATTGCTGCAGGAACTCGGCCTTTGGGCAATCTTCCGCGAGCCCTATTGGTGTGCAGTGATCGCACTGACATTGAACACAGCGGCCTATACCAGCGAGATCTTCCGCGGAGGCTTGAACGCCGTTTCCGTCCAGCAGGTTGAGGCCGCACGTGCCTGCGGCATGTCAGGCCCGCTGCTGTTCAGGCGCATCGTTCTGCCAATCGCCATCCGGCATGCACTTCCAGCCTACGGCAACGAGGTCATTCTGATGCTCAAGGCGACGGCGCTGGCCTCCGTGATCACCATCATGGAGGTCACCGGCCTCGCGGGCAAGCTGATTGCCGACAGTTTCCGAGCCTTCGAGGTCTTCATCGTCGCCGGTGCGATCTATCTTGCGATCACCTTCCTCGTCACGCGTTTGATGATGATCGTTGAATTCTGGCTCTCGCCCCATCTCCGCATGAGGCCACCAACTTTGGCATAA